actctgactcgAGAAAACAGGGTTCAAGTCACTGCCCAGGAtctgattcccagtttggccatgaaagctACTGGGTTGCCTTGGGCCAGTCGCACActttcaggggaaggccatggcaaacttcctctgaacaaatcttgccaagaaaaccccatgatgggatCGCCTTAGGACTGCCactaagttggaaacgatttgaaggctcacaacacacacagtgCACTAAACAAAGGTCCTTTACACAAGAAGCAGTCCATTCCCAAAAGCCTTCTGAAATAGGAAAATCTTTACCTGCTGATCACTGAAATATTGAGTTGGGGGTATACCCAAGAAACCCctattatagggttgccttaagtcagagtCAACTGTATGGCTCCCATcgacaacaacatttggaggaaggcagtgacaaacctgtCTCATCTttactttggccccatacagacaagccaaaataaagctgcttcgggtcactttgggggtatgctgtttaaatgttgcatgtgtccgaAGAGTTCAGAAACTGCGCCAaaaccacaatccagtcctaaggactggagcgcagctttgacgcagcttccagactcttaggacgcatccatcatttaaacagcatacctccaaagtgacctgaagcagctttattttggcaatctgtatggggccaaagtcaCCGAAACTTCAGTAATGGGAGGCTTCACATTCTTCCCtagcttctttctcctttctcctcctagcAAAGTAGTTTGTTTGTTATTGTAAACTTTTAAGCCCCGTAATTCATGGCATTCGTGTCCTACTgcacagcataaaaacatataaGTACGAGTGGCTTACATATGTATGAAAAAAGACCTTCCTTGCTTAtataatctttaaaaacaaaaagacacaaCACGAAAGGAAGATAAaatgggagggagaaggaaagtagAAAAACCCAGGCACCAGTCCTTGACGTGAAGACTTTCTTTAGTGTGGTAGAATGACAAATGTGCCGACTTAGTATGACATGAATAGGATGTGATGCATTTTTGAGCTGCTGTTTTGGAGAGTCTCCTTAAATTCCCCAACAAATAAAAATctactgtgtttttatttcagGCCAATCTGAGATTGAAAGAACATGCGAGTTGCTTTTCCAGAAAGCGGAGCGGATCGATTACCGTTTTGATGTGAGAGAGAGTGCTGTCGAAGGGTTGCTTATACTCCCCTTGTATGGCTCAATGCCGACAGGTGAGCTTTTTGCTTTTGAAACTGACGTGTTGCGTAGACTTTCTTAATGCACTATAGCTTTCCCTCCAAACCGACATCATCCAGTTGTTGGATGACACTTTCTATCATCCTCTGCCAAATGGGGCAGTGGTTGAATTGGCTGTGtggatgggaattgtagtccaacatatctggaatcTAGATTATGGTAGGGttagttttaaaaatgtctatcctaccttttccccatGATCTTGAGTCCCTTCCCATTTTCAGAAATCAGTGTTTTGCAGAGTTACTCAGGAGCAAGCCTTGTTAAACATACCGGAATTGACTTTTACTAAACAAGCAtggatgggctataaataaatcatttattattattattattattattattattattattattattagtctgtaAATAAATTAATTGGGGCCCCTTGCTTTTGGGGGGAGGTGGACTTGTATTTAGCTCCTTGACAGTTTGCTACAGTATGCATTGAGTATGTGTGACTGTATGGTTTGTATTAGTCTTGTGCAAATTACAGATTACATATTGCATCCAGCACATTGCTAGTTTCAGACTTTATGGCTATAAATGCCAGACATGAGAGTATGGTAGCTGGATCTCAGCAAGTGGAGTCTGATCCAGCATGGATGCTTTGCTTCCCTCCATCAGTTGGCGACTCTAGGAGTCCCAGGTGTgcagaaggcaaaaggaaaatgaGCATGACTAAGAGAGAGAAGCCATAATATAGCATGTATTACATGAAGTTAATGGTTTTGGGCCTCCTCCACATGGCTCCGTTTCCTAAAAGTTGCTGTGGGTCTTGGAAGCTTTCTATATTGGTTTTCTCTGTCTCTGCAAATTCCAGATTTGTCCTCTGCGCAACAGGCAGCCCTCAACCTATTGTAAAAGATGCACTTACAGTGCAGaggttttgcatttctctttCACTCTTTGCTCATATAGATCAGCAGAGAAAGATATTCCTTCCTCCGCCTCCGGGGATAAGGAAATGTGTGGTGGCCACCAACATCGCCGCAACGTCTCTCACCATCGATGGGATCAGGTGAGCTGTTCTGTGGGTTTTCATTGGGAGAAACAGCAAAATCGCTAACAGTAGACCAGGGCTTGTACCTCATTGTTAGATCATGTGGATTAACGGAAACTTGGTAAGCAAATGCCAATATAAATTTCATGGATTCACTGGGTGTATTCTAGTAGGGATCAAACCTGCAATAGCATGTAGTTCATATCTGTCCTCCTGTCCTGTGGCCATACAGGGCCTGGATTATGGTTACCAGTTTTAGAATAAGCGAGGATATGAAGCCATGGTTTGAAGCTGGGTTTAATATTCTGCTTTCCCTTCATTAAAGTGCAAGGTTAAGCTAGGATCTTTTAGTACATGTCAGCTTCTTAACCCTTCTTTTGGTTCAGGACTTCTTCCATTACTCCGGAAGCAGCAGGAGAGATTTGGGCATCACCAGTAGCTTCATGGTGATATCCCCCAAATTTCTGGATAACCTCAGTAgttttatttcccccccaaaaccacaCACTTAAAGGTTTGATGCTGTTTTGTGAACTTAGCTTTACAATGATGTTTCTCATTTCTGTCTCTCTTCAGGTTTGTGGTTGATAGTGGGTTTGTGAAGCAATTGAACCATAACCCAAGAGTGGGCTTGGACATGTTGGAGGTCGTCCCTATTTCCAAGTAAGTTGGAGGCAATGCTGGGTTATAAGAAGATGATTTGAGACTGTCCCCTCCTTTGGCACCTGGCATATACTTATATAATTCAGATGTAAAGAAATGTAAAGCTAAATAACTTTTGTGTGTTGCTCTCCAGAAGCGAAGCTTTGCAGCGAGCCGGGAGAGCTGGCAGGACAGCATCTGGGAAATGCTACCGGATCTAcagcaaggaattctgggagcaatGTATGCCTGACCACATGGTTCCAGAGATAAAGCGAACCAGTTTGACATCTGTGATACTGACTTTGAAGTGCCTTGGGATACATGATGTTATCAGGTAACCCATCTTGCCAGAAGGATGAACAGAGTTATGGGAGATATTGATAGAGGAATAACAGTTTGTGCGTCTTGTCAAACCACTTCAAACATCAACAGTCTTTCTCAACCTTCCAGATGTCTTTGGGccacaactcctatcatccctagCCATGACTTGTGGTTGAGGAATGCTACCTTAAGTCACATTAAAAATACAaggacctgttacagactgccaaaatgaagctgcttcgggtctctttggaggtatgctatttaaatgacgcatgggtcctaagagtccggaggttgcgccaaagccacactccattcctaagcactggagtgcagctttggtgtagcttccggattcttagggtacatgcatcatttaaacagcatacccccaaagtgacccaaagcagctttattttggcagtctgtaacaggccaaggataACTTAAAATCAGACGTTGTCAGATGCTCCAAAGGCCTTTCTGGTTGAGGCTACACCTTTGCCTTGGCAGATTATCTACAGAGATACAGcacaaaagggaaaggggaatggggagggaagcGGAAAACAAATATCATGTACCGGTAatactttaatttcattttgccaagcattatctgattttccagtgagtcttgttgttgtttcatgatatgtccaaaacgTGATAGCCTCAGTTCAATGCTTTTGATTTCTAAGAAAGGTTCAGACTTGATTCCTTCTAAGATCACTGTTTTGTCTTAGTTATTCTTGGGCATTGCTCTTGTAAAGAAGCCTAGGTGACTGGATTGTTTATCTGCTTTGGGGGTGTTCTGTGCAGGTTTCCTTATCTGGACCGCCCAGAAGAGAGACGCATCCTGGAAGCCCTGAAGCAGCTTTACCAGTGCAGTGCCATCGACAGGTAAATTTAGGGATCTGGGTGAATGATCACAGCCAGTTCTGTCATTAGGAAGAGTGTGATAGCAGCAGATTTCAGGTGTCATGCaaaggcagcaaattgttaaACTAGTAAATTGGGGGCGATTCGATTTTTGTCACTAGGGAAGGGAAGAGGTCCCTGGTGTTTCAGATCCGGATCTGTGGCTCCAATGCCAACTCTGTACCTTGATTTGAATGGGTAGGGGGTTCCCACTAGAGGAAATAATATTGGGgtgcgcaaagggatcttgtataaCGCTTGAGACTCACTGTACGAAAGAAGTGGTAGCATTAGCTTCCATAAACTACAACTTCTTTCCtgcagttagtatcaaaggtgctacaagatcccttcttGACCCTTGAAGGATAACTTCTTCCGCCTAATAGTCAATTCCATGTCAATTGCGGCTAATGTCAGTTGCATTAGTTAGTAATATTTCAtggtaattttattatattttatctctgttgtaatccgtagggagaggcgggacatataaataataataataataataataataataataataataataataataataataaatattatttacgTACTCATATTCCTGACTaccacagctatgtctctgaattctagccTAATATTGGGCCAGATGAAGAAACCATCTGGCTTGGTTTAAAGCAGGTTCACTAGAGAGGCAGCATGATGTATTGGTTAAGGTGTTGGATTAACACTTGGAAGATGGCATTTATGCCCCCACATTGGGGCATGAGAAGTCTTTGGGTGACTCTAGAAGAGTCGTTCCCTCTCTGCCTGATCCACTTTGCAGGGATGTTGTGAGtataaagaaaggaggagagcaaCTGTGTATGTTGCTTTCAGCTCGCTGGAGGAAAAGCAGGGATATACATGCAAGGTACAAAGAAATAAATTTGAGGATGTTTTGGTGGCATTCTCACTTGGTTGTGATATTATGCTGGTATTTCACAGGGTGGGTTACATGGCGGAGGAATTGTACCTTGGCGTTTCAGGGCGCTTTCTGGAAAGACACTGAAATTTATCAATGGCAGCAAAGTCGGTCAATGTAATCCAAACCACTCCCCTTGATTTGTCACTTTTCCCTTGCAAAATAATATAGGAGAGGCTACGTGACCAAACTGGGCGAGTTCATAGTGCAGTTTCCCCTCCCTCCAAACCTAACTTGCGCCGTCATCAAGGCAGCCTCTCTAGGCTGTGAAAACTTGCTGCTCCCAATTGCCGCCATGTTGTCGGTGGAGAAAGTCTTCATTCGACCAGGTAACGGCCGGGAGGGCGCGGGTTTGCCTGCCACCCACACTTCAAACTTTTCCAACCCATATTTCTAATGGGTTTCTATTCTTGCTGAATGGGTTGGAAAAGATTGGGTTGGATACTTATTTTCCCAATATACACAGTTATCTCTTACTACAGTTTCAGTGCCAGAGTCCTGAATTTTAACGGCCGTGGGATCAAAAGGATCAAAGGCCCAGGGCAAGGAGAGGTGCCTTAGCAAAAACTATAGTTGCCAAAGGACAAAGGTCTGGTTGTATCTGTAACATATTAACTTCACGCTTCCTTGGCTCAGCAGCCAACGACAGTATATCCCTTTGCCTTTTTGAGAACAGACCGCGGAAGAGATTTAATCAATTATGGCctcgttcccactaccttttaaatcggatcgtgaatcggtttgaaccggttcgaacgcccctggttcccacttaatctgaactGATAAAAAGCGATTCCAAGAGGGGGGCCATGCCATGCTAGACCtgtttaacccgcgtctttttgacgctgatttttcccCTCGCTTCTTTTGCGATGAaccgattctgcgcaagtgtgagcCACgcgcggattggaatcgattcaaatttccccatcAGCCGGCTGGAgtcgaatcattttgaatcgattcatttgtgaatgtgaaccacaagtggtttattttggaggggaaaaacgcgatcggggcaaatgtagtgggaaaacATGAGATGGGGCAAATGTTGTGGGAACCACCCTCcactgttgaatcaatccatcgatttggatcacacaccgatttatctgtaagtgggaatggggcccataAGTGCTTTTAGTTTCTTTCTGTGTCtctcactttaaaaacaacaacacatttactCTTCTGTCTTGCCTAAAAGGTGCCTTCTTTAGTACTATCTGACTTATAGCAATGGGGCAGCAAAtaagaatgggaaagaaaagtGGGATCCAGCATCCACAAAGATCTTTTTCATTCTTCCAGAGTCTTGTTGCAAGATGAAGAAGCCCATCTTGTCTCTGAAATATGCACATCTGCAACCCTAGTAGTgcattttggagaaataaaaaacacacaatatTGTGCatacttatagaatcatagagttggaagagacatcaagggccatccagtccaaccccattctgccatgcaggaactctcaattgaagcatccccgacagatggccatccagcctctgcttaaagacctcaaaggaaggagactccactacactccgaggaaggagtctgttccactgttaaacttcccttactgtcaggaagttcttccttatgttgaggtggaatctcttttcctgcagcttgcatccattgctccgggtcctagtctctggagcagcagaaaacaagcttcctccctcctcaatatgacctcccttaaaatatttaaacagggctatcatatcatctctgaaccgtctcttctccaggctaaacatccccagctccttaagtcgttcctcatagggcatggtttccagacctttcaccataaAAGAGGCAACTGGTTGAAATGTATACAAATGCACATAAACGCACTTTGGTCTGTGGGAGAGAAAGGCGTACCAAAAATGCATAGTGTTTTGGTTTTAGTTTAATTAAAATCTATACATTCCCTTGAGAGAGAGCAAAAAAATTGAAGCATGAATGGGACAAAAAAAAGTCATATGGGATTTTGAGAAAGGAAGTCAAGTCTAGACAGGTTTTTGCAACTTAGTAGTAGTTACTACTGTTATTATGGCATAGTTTGTTAGTCTATCTGTCTTAGAACTAGAAAGGAACAAGATACAAACCATGTTCTTTCCTGTCACTAGTTACTCTTGTTGTAACAGTACAAGAaagtgatattttaaaagcagtgtaaCAAGGAAAAGGAAATCTATTGATGAAAGAATAACAATTTTACAGTCATTTTCAAATCTTACTTTTAATAGTATTTAAAGAGGCGCTTTGTGAGGGAGTTGTAAAGCTTCATGCTGCTCAAGAACGTAATAGAAAGTAGTGGAGGGGAAACGAACGCTTGTTTTATAAATTAATGTTAATTCTAATGGGTTTAATTCTgcttttaagggggggattttgTAATATATGTAATAATCATTATATGTTGGATGTTTTAACTATCTTAGCTGCTTTGATTCTTTTTACAGaaaagcggggtacaaataaaagttttatttcttcttcttattattattgtatcaAAAAATTACATAGAAAGTATGGGCAGCCCTTGTGAGATGGAACACAAATTAACTTTTTTCatcatattaatttttattaattaattaatcattatttatttatttatttataattaatttatattcataattaattaattaattaaaattattacttaattaataaaattacttgattaattaaaaattaattacttaattaaaaataattttttattgtttcagtCAATTAAACTAATTTTATTGGACACTTATGAGATTGTTACAATaggagtggaatataaatatttaattaattaaaaattttaattaattaattaaaatatttatctcctATTGTACAATCTCATAGGTGTCCATTAAAACTAGTTTAACTgattgaaacaataaaaatgatttaaacagATTGAAAGCAGTCTAAATGACATAGCAAGTGAAAATAGGAATGTTAGAACAGTTCAGATCAGTGTATAATTTATGTCCAGACTTAGATTAAATCTATCAGTCCCTCAAGGctttaataaaatccatgtttttACCTGTCTCTGGAAGGACACCTGTATTGGCAACCAATTgtgcttctaagaggaggatatTCCTCAGCTGGGGCCCTAAACTATGTCTTCCCACCGTTTGTTTTCTtagacttgcatctgaggaagtagaccaagcttatactacaactccTTTCACACATTTAgtcccaaaagtgctacaagatccctttgcacagtgTTTAATGCGACTGGGTTTGATCTGATTTTATACATTGCACTTTTTTTAAAGGGTCCATGACTGAAATGAATGCACTTGGTACGATATAGGCAAACTAAACTAGTTTATCTCCACACTAGAACTGGAATCTGCGGTTTGGACTGTGTTCAGATCCCTGCTTTGGAGACTGGGGTGGCTTTTATGGTTGTTCTTACGttagaaggccctctctcttaaTATGTTTATTGCATACCTCTATGAAGGTTCGTATTAACAACAATTcctatataaaaaaacaaacttgATTTCAACATCTGTCTTTCGTTAGGCGATCCTGAGAGCCAAAAAGAAGCTGAAGTCCGGCACCGAGAGCTGATGTCGCAAGTGGGAGGCTGCAATGACTTTGCCACTCTCCTGAACATCTTTGAGCAATGCAAGTCAAGGTATGAAATAAAATTGGCTGCAGAACAGGGAGAATGTAAAACCTCCTACCAGGGGCCTTCagaataattattaataataacataatgataaaatttatttatataaggCTGCAGAAGGTTGCAAATGGAGACAATGGAAATTGTGCTGCGATGGCTTGTGGGAGTGGATAGCTACCACTTGGTTACAAAGCAAGACATTTTCAACACCTTTGTATTTCCAAGTGCACTACAACATGCAGTCCAGGATCGTTGAAGTATGCATCTCTTTATATGAGCCTGTTCAAACGTTAAGGACTTCAGGTTTGGTCCATCGTTCTATCCCACTACCTACCTAGGTACATTTGTTGTGAACAAGTGTCTTCATAGTCtctgctcccaaactatgaaaTTCCCTCCCTTGGGAGTCTAGAAAGGCTTGATCTTCTTCTGCCAGCGGTTGAAAACATTCCTATTTCTACCAAGCTTTTAGCGATTGACCATGATGGGCTTTTCatggtgtgctgttttgttgatgCTCCGTCTCATATGGGATGttgaatggttttaattttgtagATCATTCAATTGGTTTTAATGTACATGTGTCTATGTTTCTGTGTTACATATACACTCACATCTCCGTATTTGCGGATTTGAAGATTcagggatttgattaatacgttctctctaggaatatctaggtcctccagtgcaactctgtgatcaactttaactaaacgttgcactgaaagacctagagattcctagagagaatactctactaggcctttgtagctcctccagggaaggtctgtggtcaatgtctgtcggacgttgaccacagagttgcgctggaggacctagagattcctagagagaagactctactaggcctttgtagctcctccagtgcagttcaatggtcagtgtctgtcagacgttgaccacagagttgccctggaggacttagagattcctagagagaagactctactaggcctttgtagctcctccagcgcagtcctatggtcagtgtctgtcggacattgaccacagagttgccctggaggacctagagatccttagagaggtatcctctcaggtaaaaacatggtatttttgttatttgggtttttttccacattcacgggggtcttgtgtctctaaccctagccaacatggagggacaagtgtacatacAAAATCATCGGGGGAGTGTATTGGTTTTGTCACTTACTCGCTCCCCACTCTTGTCCAGCAAATCCCCATCGGCTTGGTGTCAGAAAAACTGGATTCACTGGAGAGCGGTGAAACTTGCGTTCAGCGTGGAGGAGCAAATTCGAGAAATCACCAGCAAGCTTAAGCAAGTGAGTAGAGATCTTGCCCTGTAGGTGTATTGGGTTTTATCCCAGTATGGGATAAGGACCGCAACTCTCAttcaagactacagttcccatttgCTCGTTGCATTACTTCTTTCTTTGCGTATACAGCTTGCTTCTGCAGTAAGACCAGCAATAAGGCACTCCCCTACTAGCCCACTCCCAAATAGATAACAAAGTTCGAATAACATTTTGCCTAGGATTCCTGGCTAGCATGCTggtgggggatgatgggaattgtagttaaatGTGGCTGGAAGGATGGGGGCAGCAAGTTTTGGAGAACTGGACTTCGATGGTCTCATCCTCAAAGGTGTCTTGTCAGAGGTTTTGCTTATGGGTTTCTCTCCGTCTCCTTGTCTCTC
This Sceloporus undulatus isolate JIND9_A2432 ecotype Alabama chromosome 11, SceUnd_v1.1, whole genome shotgun sequence DNA region includes the following protein-coding sequences:
- the DHX40 gene encoding probable ATP-dependent RNA helicase DHX40 isoform X3; this encodes MSATLDTDKFSDFFDGCLVMDIPGRNYPVKEIFCGALGPKDAESSAYVTETIKVTLDIHLNGAAGDILVFLTGQSEIERTCELLFQKAERIDYRFDVRESAVEGLLILPLYGSMPTDQQRKIFLPPPPGIRKCVVATNIAATSLTIDGIRFVVDSGFVKQLNHNPRVGLDMLEVVPISKSEALQRAGRAGRTASGKCYRIYSKEFWEQCMPDHMVPEIKRTSLTSVILTLKCLGIHDVIRFPYLDRPEERRILEALKQLYQCSAIDRRGYVTKLGEFIVQFPLPPNLTCAVIKAASLGCENLLLPIAAMLSVEKVFIRPGDPESQKEAEVRHRELMSQVGGCNDFATLLNIFEQCKSSKSPSAWCQKNWIHWRAVKLAFSVEEQIREITSKLKQRPDFPKEHFDGSRNEILRRCLCAGYFANVARRSVGKSFCTMDGHGSTVHIHPSSALHGQEAQLEWILFHDVLVTSKIYVRTVCPIRYEWVQGLLPRLHKIDAYELSSMAREEVTEEELAKWKDKEDLERWTEKSTGESVKKMEKRNDDQSIQDARTRYLERKQLRTQGLSTPSKDVS